The following DNA comes from Mucisphaera calidilacus.
GCAGTCCCGCATGCTCGTCGGACGCAGCGCCCTCGCCGAACACTTCCTCGTCGATGCCGCCAGAACGTTCCTCCACCCACCCGCCAGCGGAGTACGACCATGAAACTCGGCATCCTCACCATCGGCCCACGCCTCTACTCCAGCCGACGACTCCGGCAGGCCGCCGTCGAACGCGGCCACAAGGTCCGCATGCTCAACACCCTCCGCTTCGGCATCGACCTCGAACACGGCGAACCCGACCTCGTCTACCGATCACGACCCCTGCCCCTCCTCGACGCCATCATCCCGCGCATCGGCGCCTCCATCACCTACTTCGGAACCGCCGTCGTCCGCCAGTTCGAGCAGATGGACGTCTACACGCCCAACCCCGCCAACGCCATCAACAACGCACGCGACAAACTCCGCTCGCTCCAGATCCTCAGCCGACACGACATCGGCATCCCCACCACCACCTTCGTCCGCGACCGCGAAGACGTCCTCCCCGCCATCGAACGTATCGGCGGCGCACCCGTCATCATCAAGATCCTCGAGGGAACCCAGGGCGTCGGCGTCATCCTCGCCGACAACACCAAGATCGCCGAGGCCATCATCGAAACGATGCAGAGCGCCAAACAAAACGTCCTCATCCAGCGATTCGTCAAAGAGAGCCGCGGCACCGACATCCGCGCCATCGTCGTCGGCGACACCGTCGTCGCCGCCATGCGACGCAGCGCCAAGGGCGACGAGTTCCGAAGCAACGTCCACCGCGGCGGTCGGACCTCCAGCATCGAACTCGACCCCCTCTACCAGGAAACCGCCGTCCGCGCCGCCCAGATCATGGGCCTCAAGGTCGCCGGCGTCGACATGCTCGAGTCCGACGAAGGCCCCCTCATCATGGAAGTCAACTCCACGCCCGGACTCGAAGGCATCGAGAAAGCCACCAAGCTCGACGTCGCAGGCGTCATCATCGACTACATCGCCTCGCAGGTCGCCTTCCCCGAACTCGACATCCGACAAAGACTCACCGTCTCCAAAGGCTACGGCGTCACCGAACTCACCATCCCCAAGGACTCCCCCATCCTCGGCCAGACCCTCGCCAACTCCGGACTCCGCGACCGCGATATCGTCGTCCTCAACCTCCACCGCGGCACCAGCGTCATCTCCAACCCCAAAGAATCACGCACCCTCGAAGCGGGCGACCGACTCCTCTGCTACGGCAAACTCGACGCCATGCGCGACATGATCCCCGCGCGCAAAAAACGCCGTAAACGCGTCCGCATCCAGAAACTCGACCCCGACACCCTCAAGAACCTCCCCCAGCACGACGAACCCGCCTGACCCGCCGCATCAACTGGATTCCTCACGCTCAAGCCGTCATCATGATGACAGGCTCGATATCACACAACGCATCGTCACAATCCGGAGCAAGGGTCCACCATGGTCATCACCACCTTCCTGATCTTTACCGGTCTCGTCGCCCTGACCACCTACCTCCTCACACGCAAGGACGACCGCGCCACCAACACCGGCTACTTCCTCGGCGGACGATCGCTCGGCGGCGTCGTGATCGCCGGCTCACTGCTCCTGACCAACCTCTCCACCGAGCAGATGGTCGGGCTCAATGGCGACGCCTACCGCGAAGGCCTCAGCGTCATGGCCTGGGAGATCGTCGCCGTCCTCGCCCTCGTCGCCATGGCCCTCTTCTTCCTCCCTCGCTTCCTCCGCTCAGGGGTGACCACCGTCCCCGAACTCCTCGAAAAACGCTTCGGACACTCCACCAGCGTCATCACCACCTTCATCTTCCTCATCGCCTACGCCGTCATCCTCCTGCCCATCATCCTCTACACCGGCGCTATCGGCCTCGAGGGCATGCTCGACGTCAAATCACTCACCGGCATCAACTCCGACACAGGCGTCCTCGTCTTCATGGTCGTCCTCGTCGGATGCATCGGCTCCGTCTACGCGCTCTTCGGCGGACTCCGATCCGTCGCCGTCTCCGACACACTCAACGGCGCGGGGCTCCTCGTCGGCGGCATGCTCATCGTTATCTTCGCACTCATGAAAGTCGGCGGCGAAGAAGGCATCCTCGGCGCCTTCGACGTCCTCGCCGAAGAACACCCCGAGAAACTCAACTCCATCGGCACCGAGTCCCAGTCCGTCCCCTTCGGCACTCTCTTCACAGGCGTCCTGCTCATCAACATGTTCTACTGGACCACCAACCAGCAGATCATCCAGCGAACGCTCGGCGCCAAGAGCCTCCGCGAGGGACAGAAAGGCGTCCTGCTCTGCGGAACCCTCAAGCTCCTCGGGCCCCTCTACCTCGTCCTCCCGGGCATCCTCGCCTACCACCTCTACGCCGACACCGACATACGACCCGATCAGTCCTACGGCATCCTCGTCCGCGACGTCCTGCCCCCCTACCTCACCGGCTTCTTCGCCGCCGTCATGGTCGGCGCCATCCTCAGCTCCTTCAACTCCGCACTCAACTCCGCCTGCACGCTCTTCAGCCTCGGCGTCTACAAGTCCATCCTCAGACCCGACGCACCCGACAAACAGGTCGTCGCCTCCGGCAAGATCTTCGGCGGCATCCTCGCCATCGCCGCCATGATCGTCGCCCCCATACTCCGAGGACAGGAAAGCATCTTCTCCTACCTCCAGACCATGAACGCCATGTACTTCATCCCCATCCTCGCCGTCGTCATCGTCGCCATGACCACCGCTCGCGTCCCCGAACGCGCCGCCAACACCGCACTCATCACCGGACTCGTCGTCATCGCCCTCGGCTACTTCATGCCCATCGCGTGGATCGACGAACAGCCCTTCTACTTCGCCGGCGGCGTCATGAACACCTTCCACTTCTCCGGCGCCGTCTTCGCCTACCTCATCGTCATGATGCTCGTCATGGGCTCCGTCTGGCCCGCCGAGAAACCTTGGCAGGACGCCCACTCGGGCGACGTCGAGATCACCCCCTGGCCCTACGCCCTTCCCACCGGCATCAGCCTCGTCGTGATTGTCTTCACCATCTATCTCTACTTCGCCGACTTCTCCGTCCTCGCCTGAGGCACACCCCACCGCGCAAGAGAACGCGGTTCACATCGTCTGCACTCATATAGTCGCTTCCCTCTTGATTCGCGCCCCGCCGGGATCTATGGTGAGGGATCAATATAAGATAGCTCGATCGAAAGATCCGCCATGAAGAACCATAAACTCCTCGTCGTCTACATCCTCTGCTCCTCCTACGACGACGACGGCTACCCGCGACGCTTCCTCAAAGGCGTCTTCCCCTCCAACACCCTCGGCTGCCTCCGCGGACTCACCGAGTCGCTCGACGACGAAGGACTCCTCCCGCCCGGCACCTCCGTCGAGGTCCAGACCTACGACGACACCCTCACCACCATCCCCTTCGAACGCATCGCTCGACAGGCCTCGCCCGACACCACCGTCGTCGTCGGGCTCGCAGGCGTCCAGACCGGGCAGTTCGCCCGCGCCACCGAGATCGCGCGCGAATTCCGCAAACGCAACCTCCCCGTCATGGTCGGCGGCTTCCACGTCAGCGGATCCCTCGCCATGCTCGGCAAGCCCACCCGCGAACTCCGGCAACTCCTCGACATCAACGTCTCGCTCGTCCGAGGCGAGGCCGAATCCCCCGAAGCCCTCGCCGAGATCTTCCGCGACGTCCTCGACGGCACCATGAAACCCATCTACGAAATGCCCGTCGCGCCCGTCATCGGCAACGCCGCGCTCCCACGCGTCCCCGCCGAGTACCGCAAACGGTTCTTCAGCGGATCCCTCGCACCCCTCGACACCAGCCGCGGCTGCCCCTTCAACTGCTCCTTCTGCACCGTCATCAACGTCCTCGGCCACAAGATGCGCCACCGAACCACCCAACGCGTCCTCGCCGCCGTCGAACAGGGATACCACGAGGGCATCCGAACCTACTTCTTCGTCGACGACAACATGGCACGAAGCCCCATCTGGGAAGAGATCTTCGACGGCCTCATCGAACTCCGAACACGAGGCATCGAGATCAGCTTCCTCATGCAGGTCGACACCCTCGCCTACAAGATCCCCAACTTCGTCGACAAGGCCAAGAAGGCCGGCTGCATCTCCGCCTTCATCGGCATGGAGTCCATCGACCCCGTCAACCTCAAGGCCGTCGGCAAGAAACAGAACCGCGTCCACGACTACGCCCACATGGTCGACACCTGGCGCGACGCCGACATCATCGTCCACGTCGGCTACATCACCGGACTCCCCAACGACAACCCCGACAACATCGCCGCCGCCGTCGAAACCCTCATCGAACAGGTCGGCGTCGATCAGGTCTCCTTCTTCAAGCTCACACCCCTCCCCGGCTCCGCCGACCACCGCGACTGCGTCAACAACAGCACCATCCTCGACGACGACCTCAACAACTACGACTCCCTCCACACCACCTTCCAGCACCCCAGAATGACCGGCGCCGAGTGGGACCTCGCCTACAAGAAAGCCTGGGAACGCTTCTACAGCCCCGAGAACATCACACGCGTCCTCCTCCGAGCTCCCAAACGCGCCTACTGGAACCTCTTCTGGATGATGGTCTGGTACCGGTTCTCCATGCTCTCCGCCGAACACCCCATGTTCAGCGGGTACGTCCGCTTCAAGAACCGACGCGAACGAAGGCCCTCCATGCCCCGCGAGAGCCGACTCCGATTCGCTATGCGACGACTCGCCGACATCTGGCGCGGCACGCGACGCACCGCCCAGCTCTTCCTCGAGTTCCAGGAAATCTGGATGCTCACCCGCAAACGCGACGACCCCAAACGACGCACCATCGCCGACCTCCGCTGGCGACTCGCCACCGCCACCAAACAGGTCGACGCCGCCGTCGACCCCGTCATCGCCGCCATGCGTGACAACCTCCGATCCTTCGGAAAAGCCGTCGGACGCGAACAGCGACGCACCCGCGCACGCATGCTCAACGCCACACGATCCATCCGCGCCTACCAGCGTGCCCTCCCCGGCGAAGCGCAGGCACTCCGCGAACGCGCCCTCCGCGCCTACGAGTCCGTCGTCGCACGCGACCTCAGCCTCCGACAACGACTCACCACGCAGTGGCAACAGCTCGGCAGCGAACTCCGCAACGGCATGCCCAGCATCCGCAGACTCGCGTGGACGCCCCTCGCCGCCATCCTCGAGCTCGCGCTCAGCGTCCGCTTCTTCATCGCCTTCCTCACCAAACCACCCGTCCCCGGCGCATAATCCGCCCCCGACTACGACAACAACACCGGCAGCAAGCCCCGCAGCCATGCTGCGCAAGCCGGTCCCTGATAACCTGACACCACCGAAGGGAGCCTCACATGGAACTCTGGATCGTCCTGCTGATCGTCCTAGGCGTCCTCGCCCTCATCGTTGTCGTCCTCGCACTCTGGCTCGTCGGCACCTACAACCGTCTCGTCACCCTCCGCAACCGCAACGAGAACGCCTTCTCCCAGATCGACGTCCAGCTCAAGCGACGCTACGACCTCATCCCCAACCTCGTCGAATCCGCCAAGGGCTACATGGCCCACGAACGCGAAACCCTCGACGCCGTCATCTCCGCACGCAACCAGGCCATGAAGATCGAGGCCAACATCGGACCCGGCTTCAACCCCGCCGACATCACCCAGCTCGCCCAGGCCGAGGGAGCCCTCACCGGAGCGCTCGGACGACTCATGGCCGTCATGGAAGCCTACCCCGATCTCAAGGCCAACCAGAACGTCATGGCCGTCCAGGAAGAACTCACCTCCACCGAGAACAAGATCGCCTTCGCTCGACAGGCCTTCAACGACTCGGTCACCACCTACGAGACCTACCGCGAGTCCTTCCCCCCCGTCATCATCGCACCCCTCTTCGGCTTCAAGGAAGCCGCCGTCTGGGAAATCGACGACCAGGCCCAACGCGAAGCTCCCAAGGTCAACTTCAACTAAACCCACCCGCCGGGATCACGCGCCGTGGCCATGGACTTCTTCGAGCATCAGGACCGCGCACGAACCCGATCACTCTGGCTCGTGGTCGCATTCATCCTCGCCGTCCTCGCCATCATCACCGTCGCCTACGCCGCTGTCGTCATCGCCATCTTCGCCCTCCGCGAAGGAAAACCCATCAATTTCTTCGACCCCAGGCTCGTCCTGGGCGTCGCCGCCGGCGTCGTCGGACTCGTCCTCGCCGCAGCCTTCTACAAGCTCAGATCCCTCAAACGCGGCGGAGCAGCCATCGCTGAGATGCTCGAAGGAAAACTCCTGCCCCGCGCCACGCACAACGCCGACGAACGAAAACTCCTCAACGTCGTCGAGGAAATGTCCATCGCCTCAGGCATCCCCATTCCCCCCGTCTACGTCATCGACGAGCCGGGCATCAACGCCTTCGCCGCCGGATACAGCCCCGACGACGCCGTCGTCGGCGTCACACGCGGAGCGCTCCGACAACTCGACCGCGATGAACTCCAGGGCGTCATCGCCCACGAATACAGCCACATCCTCAACGGCGACATGCGCCTCAACATCCGGCTCATGGGGATGATCTTCGGCATCACCGCCATCGGTTTCGTCGGCTACGGCATCACACGCATCGTCATCGCGGGCGGACGAGCCCGGGTACACACACGCAGCAACCGAAAAAACGGTGGGGGAGGCGCGATCATCATCTTCCTCGGACTCGGGATCGCGCTCACCATCATCGGGTTCGTCGGTACCCTCTTCGGCAACATGATCAAGGCCGCCGTCTCACGCCAACGCGAGTACCTCGCCGACGCCGCCGCCGTGCAGTTCACACGCAACCCCGAGGGCATCGGCTCCGCACTCCAGAAAATCGGCAGCGTCGGCGCCCGCATGAACCATGCCGAAGCTACCGAACTCAGCCACATGTTCTTCGCCGACGGCGTCTCAAACCTCTTCGGCTTCGCGCTCGCCACACACCCGCCGCTCCCCCGACGCATACTCCGCATCCTTCCCGACTGGGATGGCGTCTTCCCCGACGCACAACAGGAAGGCTACGCACCCGATCAGGACGACAGACACACACGCGAACAACAACGCCAGAAAGACAAACGCACCGAGCACGCCCAGAAACTCCTCGCCATCCTCACCGCCGGCACCCTCCTCGACAACGCCACACACCACCCCGACGACGCCATCCTGACCATCGGCACGACCTCCAAAAGCCACGCCGACTACGCCCGCCTGCTCCTCGGCGCCATCCCGCCCCTCATCCGTGACGCCGCCGCCGAACCCTACGGCTGCCGAGTCCTCATCTACGCCTACTTCCTCGATCAAGACCCCGACCAACAGGCCTTCCAGAAAGACCTCCTCGAACAACACGCCGACACCAATGTCGCCAAGCTCGCAAGCGAACTCCACCAGCACACCACCCGACTCCCCATCGAGATGCGACTCCCCATCGTCGAACTCTGCATACCCACCCTCTACGAACTCTCTCAACCCCAGTACGAACTGTTCCTCAACGTCATCGACCGCCTCATCCAGACCGACGACAAAACCACACTCCGCGAATGGGTGCTCCGACGACTCGCGCGACGCCCCTACGCCGTTCTCTACGAGGGATTCGACACAACCCCCGGCCGACAACGCATCAAAGACCTCAAGGATCAGGCCCTCCAACTCCTCTCCCTGCTCGCGCACATCGGCCACAGCGACAAGGAGACCGCACGCCACGCCTTCGCCGCCGGCATCAACCACCTCCAGATGAACGCCGACACCCAGATCCTGCCCGAAAGCTTCTGCACCGTCGACCGCTTCGATCACATGATCGACACGCTCAACCAACTCAAACCGCTCGAAGTCCGTCGACTCCTCGGGGCCTGCGCCGCCGTCATCAAACACGACCAAAAGATCACCGTGACCGAAGCCGAACTCCTGCGCGTCATCAGCGAGCAGTTCAGCGTCCCCATGCCACCCATGCTGCCCGGCCAGAAATTCACCTGACCTCAGACCCCGTAGACCCTCGCCAACGCACCGCAGTAACGCTCGTACACCCCCGCGTACGCCGCCACACCCGACGCACTCGGCTCGACCTCACCCCCCGTCCGGATCAAGCCCTCGCCCACGGCACCGAGATCCGCCGATACGTCCGAGCCACACGCCTCGGTCCACATCGCCTGAATCGCGCCCCCCAACGCCGCCGACTCCGGCTCCTCAAGCGTCACCACCGGCACACCAAAAACGTCCGCCGCGACCTGACGCCACAACGCGTTCTTCGAACCCCCGCCCACCACGCGCACCGCGTCAATCGACACGCCCAGGCCCGCCATCCGCTTCGCGCCCCACGCCAGGTTCAGCGTCGTCCCCTCGATCGCAGCGCGGAACAACACCGCCGGGTCCAGCCACCCGTGACGCATCCCCGTCAGCGTGCCGCTCGCCGTCGGCAGGTCCGGCACACGCTCGCCCGCCAGGAAAGGCAGCCACAGCAACCCCTCACAGCCCGCCGCCACCGACGACGCCCGCTCCGTCAACGCCCCGTGATCCATCCCGAACGCCTCACGCACCTCCTCCGTCACGCCCGTCACGTTCATCGTGCACAGCAACGGCAGATAACGACCCGTCGAGTCGCAGAACGGCGCAATCAGCCCGTCCGGATCAATCACCGCGCGATCCGCACACGCGAACACCGTCCCCGACGTCCCCAGACTCAGCACCACCGGCCCGGGCGTCGTCGCCCCACTCCCGATCGCGCTCATCATGTTGTCGCCGCCACCCGCCGACACCAACGCCCCCGCGGGAAGCCCGCACCACGACGAGCCCGCCGCCGACACCGCACCCACCGGCTCCGGCGCCTCCACCAGCTCAGGCAGACGGTCCCCCACGCCGCCACCCATCAGCTCGACCTCCCGCCCGTTGAACCCACGCGCCACCGGGTCAAACAGCCCGCTCCCCGATGCGTCCCCCACCTCCATCGTCCGACGACCCGTCAGCAGAAAATTGATGTAGTCGTGCGGCAGCATCACCGTCGCCGTCTTCGCCCAGTTCTCCGGCTCGTGCTCCTGAACCCACAGGATCTTCGACGCCGTGAAACCCGTCGGCACCGCACGCCCGAAACGCTCCGACAACACCGCCGCCTCCGACGCCGTCGCCGTGTCACACCACAGCTTCGCAGGACGAACCACCCCGCCCGCCGCGTCCAGCAACACCAACCCGTGCTGCTGACCCGACACCCCAACGCCACGCACCGACGACAGATCAACCCCCTGATCCGACACCTGACGCAGACAGGCAACCACCGCGTCCGCCCACGTCTTCGGGTCCTGCTCCGCAGCACCCTCGGGCAGACCCGCGATCAGGTCATACGCCACCGACGCCCGCGCCACCACGCGCCGAGCGTCACCGTCCACCACCAGCGCCTTCGTCGACTGCGTGCCGACATCCAGACCCAGCCACAAACCACGCATAACACCGATCCCTGCCTATGCCTCAGAGGTACTCGTTCAACAGGTTCTCCAGCAACTCCTGACGCCCCACCGGCGCACGCATCACGTTCGTCTTCAACGCGTGCGCCTCCAGCTCCGCCATCGTCGCCTGACCCGACTCGATCTTCTTCCCGATCGCGTTCTCCCAGCCAACGTAACGCTCCTTCACCAGCCCGTCGATCTTCCCGTCCGCGATGATCGCCGCGGCAATCTTCAACCCGCGGGCGAACGCGTCCATGCCGCCGATGTGCGCATACACCAGGTCCACCGGCTCGGTCGACTGGCGACGCACCTTCGCGTCGAAGTTCAACCCGCCCGTCGTGAAACCGCCCGCACGCAGCAACGTCAGCATCGCCATCGCCGTGTCGTACAGATTCGTCGGGAACTGGTCCGTGTCCCAGCCGATCAGCAGGTCGCCGCGGTTCGCATCAATCGACCCCAACAACCCGTTGATCGCCGCGTACTCCAGGTCGTGATGGAAACTGTGCCCCGCCAGCGTCGCGTGGTTCGCCTCGATGTTCAGCTTGAAATCCTTCTCCAGACCGTGCTGCAGCAGGAACGCGTGGCACGACTGCGCGTCAAAATCATACTGGTGCGTCGTCGGCTCCTTCGGCTTCGGCTCGATGTAGAACTGACCCGTGAAACCGATCTCCTTCTTGTAATCCACAGCCAGCCGCAGCAGACGAGCCATGTTCTCCGTCTCACGCCTCAGGTCCGTGTTCAGCAGCGTGTCGTAACCCTCACGCCCGCCCCAGAACACGTACCCCTCGCCGCCCAACCGGTGCGTCACCTCCATCGCCTTCTTCACCTGCGCCGCGCCGTGCGCAAACACGTCCGCCGACGGACTCGTCCCCGCACCCGCCATGAAACGCGGATGAATAAACAGGCACGCCGTCCCCCACAACAACTTCACGCCCGTCGCCTGCTGAAGCGACTCGGCCTGATCCACGATCTCGTCCAGCGCCTTGTTCGACGCCCCCAGGTCATCCAGCTCCGGCGCAATATCGCGGTCGTGGAAGCACCAGTAAGGCACACCGATCTTCCCGATGAACTCGAACATCGCGTCCATCGTCTGACGCGCCGCCGTCATCGCGTCCCCCGCCTCCAGCCACGGCATCTCACGCGTCCCCACACCAAACGGATCAGCACCCGCACCCTTCATGCAGTGCCAGTACGACGCCGCGAACCGGAGGTGATCCTTCATCGTCTTGCCCGCGACCACCGCCTCCGCGTCGTAGTGCTTGAACGCCAGCGGATTGTCCGACTCCGGACCCTCGTAAACCACCGTCGGGATGCCCGCGAAATACTCTGCCATCGATCAACTCCAGTTCATGGGTAGCACACTCACACGAAACAAAAACACGAAACGCAACCGGTTGCGCTGGCCGCCGGCCGGTTCATCCACACAGTACCAAGTTTCCGCCCAAAAGGCCCACCACGCACCCTAAAACCGCTATCGTGACCCCTCACCACCCGGAGATACCCTCCCATGAATCACCTCGAAAAACTGCACCAGACCGCCGTCAACGAGTTCCAGCAGGCCTTCGGCAACACCCCCACCTGCGTCGCCAGCGCTCCCGGACGCGTCAACCTCATCGGCGAACACACCGACTACAACGACGGCTTCGTCCTGCCCATGGCCATCGACCGCAGCACCATCCTCGCCGCACGACCCCGAAACGACAGCACCATCCGCATCCGTGACGCCTTCTACGACGGCGAGGCCAGCATCGACCTCAGCCAGCCCGTCACCACAGGCGAACCCAAGTGGTCCAACTACATCCGAGGCGTCATCGCGGGCATGCAGCAGACCGACATCCCCGTCAAAGCCTTCGACGCCATCATCGCCTCCGACGTCCCGGGCGGCGCCGGGCTCTCCTCCTCCGCCGCCCTCGAGGTCGCCACCGCCACCCTCCTCGAAGGCCTCGCCCAACTCAAACTCAACCCCGTCGACAAGGCCCTGCTCTGCCAGAAGGCCGAGCACGACTTCGCCGGCATGCCCTGCGGCATCATGGACCAGTTCATCTCCGCCATGGGACAACGCGGCAACGCCCTACTCATTGACTGCCGATCCCACGAAACAAGGCAGGTCGCTCTCGACGACCCCGACGTCGCCATCCTCATCATCGACTCACGGGTCAAGCACGCACTCGTCGACGGCGAGTACGCCCAGCGAAGAGCCTCCTGCGAACAGGCCGCACAGGCCCTCGGCATCAAGGCGCTCCGCGACGCCACCATGGCCGACCTCGACGCCCGATCCACCAACCTCGACACCACCACCTACCAGCGTGCACGACACGTCATCACCGAGAACGACCGCACCGTCCGCGCCGCCGATGCCGCCGACCAGCACGACTGGAACAAGTTCGGCCAGCTCATGCTCAAGAGCCACGACTCCATGCGCGACGACTTCACCATCACCACGCCCGAAATCGACCGACTCGTCGAACTCGCCGTCGAGATCGGCGCCGACGACGTCTACGGCTCACGCATGACCGGCGGCGGCTTCGGCGGCTCCACCGTCACCCTCATCAAAGCCCAGAACGCCTCGACCATCGCCGACCAGATCCTCGATGCCTACCAGCAGACCTTCAACATCGAAGCCCGATGGTTCATCACCACACCGTCCCCCGGCGGTCAACTCCTGAACGCCTGACAAACCCGATCAGTGCCACGAAGGAATACCCACCCGAACCTTCGACCGCATCCCCGCCTCCGCATCCGCGTCCACCCGCAGCAAGGGCATCAGCAACAGCCCGGAACGCTTCTGAACAGCCACCTCGTACCGCTCCAGATCACGACGGTACCTCAGCGACAACCCCTTCCCGTTCGCTAACCCCGACACACCATCCCGATCCTCCATCACCTCAAACAACCCGGCCCCCTCATCCGCATCACGCCACGTTCCATCCCGAAGCCGCCAACGCAGCATCACCGCAAACCCTGATTCTCCCTCCGTCACATACCACCTGAACAACGGGAAATACGCCGCCTCGTACATACCCGCCAGATCCCCGGCAGTCTCCGGCCCGGCTGCCGTTAACTCGGGCATCCACGCCGGACGATCCACCGGCACCAGCACACGAACCTCAGGCAACGCCTCGCCACTCTCCTGCCTCTGATCCAACGCATCCTTGATCCGGATCGTCACCAACCCCGTCGCCTCATCCAAACCGATCGTCGTCCCCGCCATGCTCGATGGCTCAAGATCCCACGCCAGACCGGCATCACACACCCGAAACGGAACCTCCACGCCCCGACTGCC
Coding sequences within:
- the xylA gene encoding xylose isomerase gives rise to the protein MAEYFAGIPTVVYEGPESDNPLAFKHYDAEAVVAGKTMKDHLRFAASYWHCMKGAGADPFGVGTREMPWLEAGDAMTAARQTMDAMFEFIGKIGVPYWCFHDRDIAPELDDLGASNKALDEIVDQAESLQQATGVKLLWGTACLFIHPRFMAGAGTSPSADVFAHGAAQVKKAMEVTHRLGGEGYVFWGGREGYDTLLNTDLRRETENMARLLRLAVDYKKEIGFTGQFYIEPKPKEPTTHQYDFDAQSCHAFLLQHGLEKDFKLNIEANHATLAGHSFHHDLEYAAINGLLGSIDANRGDLLIGWDTDQFPTNLYDTAMAMLTLLRAGGFTTGGLNFDAKVRRQSTEPVDLVYAHIGGMDAFARGLKIAAAIIADGKIDGLVKERYVGWENAIGKKIESGQATMAELEAHALKTNVMRAPVGRQELLENLLNEYL
- the galK gene encoding galactokinase; this translates as MNHLEKLHQTAVNEFQQAFGNTPTCVASAPGRVNLIGEHTDYNDGFVLPMAIDRSTILAARPRNDSTIRIRDAFYDGEASIDLSQPVTTGEPKWSNYIRGVIAGMQQTDIPVKAFDAIIASDVPGGAGLSSSAALEVATATLLEGLAQLKLNPVDKALLCQKAEHDFAGMPCGIMDQFISAMGQRGNALLIDCRSHETRQVALDDPDVAILIIDSRVKHALVDGEYAQRRASCEQAAQALGIKALRDATMADLDARSTNLDTTTYQRARHVITENDRTVRAADAADQHDWNKFGQLMLKSHDSMRDDFTITTPEIDRLVELAVEIGADDVYGSRMTGGGFGGSTVTLIKAQNASTIADQILDAYQQTFNIEARWFITTPSPGGQLLNA